A window of Cytophagia bacterium CHB2 contains these coding sequences:
- a CDS encoding DUF2442 domain-containing protein has product MFLHIIDVTYLSGYKLRLAFDNGSVKDVDLRDELLGEVFEPLKKITLFKKVTVNPNTKTIEWPNGADFAPEFLFEIGKEVNLKSKHKAIHTRV; this is encoded by the coding sequence ATGTTTTTGCATATTATCGACGTCACATATCTGTCAGGCTATAAGCTGCGATTAGCATTTGATAACGGCTCTGTTAAAGACGTTGACCTGCGGGATGAGCTTTTGGGTGAAGTCTTTGAGCCCTTAAAGAAGATCACTCTATTCAAGAAAGTGACGGTCAATCCCAATACCAAAACTATTGAGTGGCCGAATGGCGCTGATTTTGCGCCGGAATTTCTTTTTGAAATCGGCAAAGAGGTCAACCTCAAATCCAAGCACAAAGCGATACACACCCGAGTTTAA
- a CDS encoding NAD(P)/FAD-dependent oxidoreductase: protein MTEFDKFLGMNRPITRRDFLQGMALGVAGAALACQRPPRVNAAVRPAFYPPEASGLRGQDMASTQLGHLVRDDVYLNQNENSVDTGEAYDLIVIGAGLSGLSAVHVYQQAQKNARILLLDNHDDFGGHARRNTFHWNDSTLIAPGGTFALEDVDVSPPQAIAML, encoded by the coding sequence ATGACCGAGTTTGACAAATTTCTCGGTATGAATCGCCCCATCACGCGGCGCGATTTTTTGCAGGGCATGGCGCTGGGCGTCGCGGGCGCGGCGCTTGCTTGTCAACGTCCCCCGCGCGTGAACGCTGCTGTGCGGCCGGCATTTTATCCTCCGGAAGCTTCCGGCTTGCGCGGCCAGGATATGGCATCCACCCAGCTCGGCCACCTCGTGCGCGATGACGTTTATCTGAATCAAAATGAAAACAGTGTTGATACCGGTGAAGCCTACGATCTTATTGTCATTGGCGCCGGGCTTTCTGGGTTGTCCGCAGTCCATGTTTATCAACAAGCCCAAAAGAATGCGCGTATTCTCCTGCTTGATAATCACGATGATTTTGGCGGCCACGCGCGCCGCAACACGTTTCATTGGAACGATTCCACGTTGATTGCGCCCGGCGGTACGTTCGCGCTCGAAGATGTGGATGTTTCACCGCCTCAAGCTATCGCAATGCTCAA
- a CDS encoding NADH-quinone oxidoreductase subunit C yields MTPEQIAQKLQERFGDQILAFQADVVDPFVKVAPENILAVCKFLHETPELYFDMCHDVAGYDLGAGKELGVIYHLFSFRHKHWFTVKTEMPREGAHLPTVSYLWRTADWHEREIYDLFGITFDEHPDPRRILCPDDWEGSPLRKDYVVQEYYHGIRVPYDEDWHKFETFGVNPERGHFVFAFEKHLPPNGNGASAEKKE; encoded by the coding sequence ATGACACCCGAACAGATTGCGCAAAAATTGCAGGAACGCTTCGGCGATCAGATTCTTGCATTCCAGGCCGACGTGGTTGATCCGTTTGTCAAGGTCGCGCCGGAAAACATTCTCGCCGTTTGTAAGTTTTTGCATGAAACCCCGGAGCTTTATTTTGATATGTGCCACGACGTTGCCGGTTATGATCTCGGCGCCGGCAAAGAACTCGGAGTGATATATCATCTTTTTTCATTCCGCCACAAACACTGGTTCACGGTAAAAACCGAAATGCCGCGCGAGGGCGCGCATCTTCCCACCGTATCGTATCTTTGGCGCACCGCGGATTGGCACGAACGCGAAATTTATGATCTCTTTGGCATCACCTTCGACGAGCATCCCGATCCTCGCCGCATTCTTTGTCCGGATGATTGGGAAGGCTCGCCCCTGCGCAAAGATTACGTCGTGCAGGAATATTATCACGGCATCCGCGTGCCGTATGACGAAGACTGGCACAAGTTCGAAACGTTCGGCGTCAACCCGGAGCGCGGCCATTTCGTCTTTGCCTTTGAAAAGCATCTTCCCCCCAACGGCAACGGCGCTTCCGCAGAGAAGAAGGAGTGA
- a CDS encoding NADH-quinone oxidoreductase subunit D, which produces MAKARVSKDFPGDDMIVNMGPQHPSTHGVLRLELVLDGEIVKKCTPHVGYLHRNFEKHAENVGWNEVIPYTDRLDYLASMSMNWGYCLAVEKLLGIKELPKKVEYLRVICGEFMRIASHLMAIGTFGLDVGAVTPFLWAFRDRERILDLFEWISGARLLYNYIWIGGLSRDLPSGWLKQASEFLDEFEGNMKEFNRLLSGNHIFIKRSSDVGILPPEVAINCGATGPVLRGSGIKWDVRKDEPYSIYPQFEFEVPVGEGLYGPVGSVFDRYYVRIKEIEQSVKILRQALKECPEQGDVKEAIPRRLRPPAGTECYVRSEAPRGEIGFYLRSNGSDVPDRVRCRSSCFVHVSLLDEISRGAMVADMILIVGSIDIVLGEVDR; this is translated from the coding sequence ATGGCCAAAGCGCGGGTGAGTAAAGATTTTCCCGGGGATGATATGATCGTCAACATGGGGCCGCAGCATCCCTCGACGCACGGCGTGTTGCGCCTGGAACTGGTGCTGGACGGTGAAATCGTCAAGAAATGCACGCCCCACGTCGGCTATCTGCACCGCAATTTTGAAAAGCATGCCGAGAACGTGGGGTGGAACGAGGTCATCCCCTACACTGATCGCCTCGACTATCTCGCCTCCATGAGCATGAATTGGGGTTATTGCCTCGCGGTGGAAAAATTGCTCGGGATTAAAGAGCTGCCCAAGAAGGTGGAGTATCTTCGCGTGATCTGCGGCGAATTCATGCGCATTGCCAGCCATTTAATGGCAATCGGCACCTTCGGGCTTGACGTCGGCGCCGTTACACCATTTCTCTGGGCTTTTCGCGATCGCGAACGCATTCTCGATTTGTTCGAATGGATTTCCGGCGCGCGCTTGCTGTACAATTACATCTGGATTGGAGGCCTCAGCCGCGATTTGCCCTCGGGCTGGCTGAAGCAGGCCAGCGAGTTTCTCGATGAGTTCGAAGGCAACATGAAAGAGTTCAATCGCCTGCTCTCCGGCAATCACATTTTCATCAAGCGTTCTTCGGATGTCGGCATTTTGCCGCCGGAGGTTGCCATCAACTGCGGCGCCACCGGCCCGGTGTTGCGCGGCAGCGGCATCAAGTGGGATGTGCGCAAAGACGAGCCGTATTCGATTTATCCGCAATTCGAATTCGAGGTGCCGGTCGGCGAGGGACTCTACGGCCCGGTTGGCTCCGTGTTCGATCGTTACTACGTTCGTATCAAAGAGATCGAACAATCCGTCAAGATTTTACGCCAGGCATTAAAAGAATGCCCGGAACAAGGCGATGTGAAAGAAGCGATTCCGCGGCGCCTGCGGCCGCCGGCGGGCACAGAATGCTACGTGCGCAGCGAAGCCCCGCGCGGCGAGATCGGTTTTTATTTGCGCTCCAACGGCAGCGATGTGCCCGATCGTGTGCGTTGCCGCTCCTCGTGCTTTGTGCATGTGAGTTTGCTCGATGAAATCAGCCGCGGCGCCATGGTGGCCGATATGATTTTGATCGTCGGCAGCATTGATATCGTGTTGGGGGAAGTCGATCGTTGA
- a CDS encoding 4Fe-4S dicluster domain-containing protein produces MVTYFKDVFNGIFTVLIGMMETWKHLFRPATTLQYPHVRFELPPGTRMQLFNNVDDCIGCYKCARICPVDCIYIDTVKAKPTEDLGKASTGNPIRQHVVRFDIDMFKCCYCDLCTTVCPTECLYMTDKYEATVYERSNGIFHFSKYEPALAAKMLAEQALEEAAAAAAKAAKAAAAPAKPKPEAKEHAHA; encoded by the coding sequence ATGGTTACATATTTTAAAGATGTGTTCAACGGCATTTTCACGGTTTTGATCGGCATGATGGAAACCTGGAAGCATCTGTTTCGGCCGGCAACCACGCTGCAATATCCCCACGTGCGGTTCGAACTGCCGCCCGGCACGCGCATGCAGCTCTTTAATAATGTTGATGATTGCATTGGCTGTTACAAATGCGCGCGCATTTGCCCGGTGGATTGCATCTACATCGACACCGTCAAAGCCAAGCCCACCGAGGATCTCGGCAAAGCCTCTACCGGCAACCCGATTCGCCAGCATGTTGTGCGTTTTGACATTGATATGTTCAAATGCTGTTATTGCGATCTTTGCACCACGGTTTGTCCGACGGAATGCCTTTACATGACGGATAAATACGAAGCCACGGTGTATGAACGCAGCAACGGGATTTTTCATTTCTCGAAATACGAACCGGCATTAGCGGCAAAAATGCTGGCCGAGCAAGCGTTGGAAGAAGCCGCGGCCGCAGCCGCCAAAGCGGCAAAAGCTGCCGCTGCGCCGGCAAAGCCCAAGCCGGAAGCGAAAGAACACGCGCACGCATAA
- a CDS encoding DUF4160 domain-containing protein — translation MPEISRFYGIVIFMNYNDYEPPHFHARYQEQEVTIEIETGIVQGKMSKRALRMAIEWFEKPQDELTQNWELAKRRQPLQKISPLI, via the coding sequence ATGCCTGAGATTTCGAGATTCTATGGTATCGTGATTTTCATGAATTATAATGATTATGAGCCGCCTCATTTTCATGCGAGATATCAAGAGCAAGAAGTGACCATTGAAATTGAAACAGGTATCGTGCAAGGCAAGATGTCAAAACGGGCCTTACGGATGGCAATAGAATGGTTTGAAAAGCCTCAGGATGAGTTGACGCAAAATTGGGAACTGGCAAAAAGGCGCCAACCCTTGCAAAAAATATCGCCTCTGATTTAG